The sequence below is a genomic window from Armatimonadota bacterium.
GCGGCGGTCCACCTGGCAGGCCACGAACTCCTTGGCCACCAGGTTCATGCCGTCGGCGAGGGAGCTGACCACGCAGACGTCGGCCATCCGGTACAGAGCGGCCATCCCCTCCAGAGGAAGCGGCTCGGGCAGGTACAGGACCGGCCGCCACTGGGCGGTGCCGTAGCGGTCGTTGATGCGGGCGATCTCGGCCTCCACCTGCTGCTGGAGGTCCCGGTAGGCCGGGATCGCCGTCCGGCTGGGAGCCGACTTCTGCACGAACACCAGGCGGCCGCGGTAGTGGGGGCGGCGGGCCAGCAGCTGCCGCAGCGCCCGCAGCCGTTCGGGGATGCCCTTGGTGTAGTCCAGCCGGTCCACCCCCAGCGCCACCAGGCGGCCGGCCAGGCCGTAGCGCTGCTGCAGCCGCCCCATCCACTGCTCGCACGCCGGCGAGCGCGCGATCCGGTCCAGAGCCGCAAAGTCCACGCTGATGGGAAACGCCCGCACCGCCGTCCGCCGCCTCCGGTAGACTACCGCGCCCGCCTCCCGGTCGGGTGAGGCGCCCAGCTCCCGCTCGGCGCACTCCAGAAAGTGGCTGACGTGCCGCGGGTGCTGCACTCCCACCAGGTCGGCTCCCAGCAGCCCCTCCAGAAGCTCGACCCGCTGGGGACAGGCCCGGAAGACGTCCCACGCCGGCCACGGGATGTGCCAGAAAGTCATCACGCACGCGTCCGGACGGATCTCGCGGATCATCTGCGGGCACAGGGCCAGGTGGTAGTCGTGTACCCACACCAGCGCACCGGGGGGCGCCGCCTCGGCCGCCGCCTCCGCGAAGCGGCGGTTGACACGCCGGTAGGCCTCCCAGTGCGACCGGCTGAAGCGGGCCTGCCCGAGGGCCATGTGGCACAGCGGCCACAGGGCCTGGTTGGCGTAGCCGTAGTAGAAGGCGCGGACGTCGGCCGGGTCCAGGGCGACCCGGCGCAGGGTGTACCGGGGGGCGTCGGGCGGAACGGCCACGCAGCCAGAGGTGTCGGCCACGTCGAAGTCGGCATCCCCCGACCCCCACGCCACCCAGGTCCCTCCCACCGCCCGCAGCACCGGGTCCAGGGCGGCCACCAGCCCGCCGGCCGGCCGGTGCACCATGACCCCGCGAGCGCTGTGGCGGTGTTCGTAGGGCTCGCGGTTGCTCACCACCACCAGGGGCCTGTCGCCCAGGATCTGCCGCAGGCTGTCCGGGACGCCGGTCACGCCTTCCCCTCCGCCACGCGCATGACCTCCGCCCCCACCAGCGTCAGCAGGGCCACCAGGTACGCCCACACCATGAACACCACCACGCCCGCCAGGGGGCCGTAGACCAGGGGGTAGGAGGCGAGCGTACTCACGTACCAGAAGAACGCCCGCCGGGTCAGCTCGAACAGAACCGCCGCCGTGGCCGTCCCGGCCAGCAGGCCCCGCCGCCTGGGACGGACAGGCGGCAGGAACCTGTAGACGACGAAGAACGCCCCGGCGGCCAGGACCCACGGCGCCAGGGTCGCCAGCTCCCGGACCGCAGGGGACCGACCGACCTCCGCTGCGGCCGGGCCCAGGCCGGGAAGGCTGCGGAGGGCCGCCACCGCCGCGGGCAGCAGCGCCGACAGCCCCAGGAACGTCCCCGCCAGGGCTACCAGGGCCATCTCCACCAGCTTGCGGCGCCAGAACACCCGGTGCCGCCCCACCCGCAGGATCTTGCTGAGGGCGTGGCGCAGGGCTCCGGCGGCCGCCGTGGTGGCCCACAGCACGCCCACCACCGCCAGCGACCCGGCCGCGCTCCGGGTCCGGACCACGGACGCGATGGCGCTCTGCACCGCCTCCAGCGCGGGGTGCGGCAGGTAGGGCTGCAGGGCCCGCAGCGCCGCGTCCTGCGCCCGGGACTGGTCCACCACCAGGCTCAGCAGGGCGATCACTCCCACCAGGAGCGGGAACACCGACAGGACCCCGGCGTAGGCGATGGACGCCGCGTACACCGTCAGGTCGTCCTCGGCCAGGGCCCGCACCAGCGCCCGCAGCCACCCCCTCACGGTCCGGCCACTCCGGGCAGCGGCCGGACGGGCCCGCCGTGCACGTAGATGGTGTGCGGGGGGCAGGCGGACTGGATCAGCAGCAGGTCGTCCACCTCACCCGGGGCCCGGCGCGCGCACACCCGCAGCCGGCGGCGGACGGCCGCCTGGAGGAGACGGGCGGCTCCCGCGACCGCAGCGGCCACGGCCAGCGCGACAGCCCACTCGCCCACGGTGGTCCCGGACAGCGACGCGTCCCACACAGGCAGGGAGACCACCTCCTTCGCGGCCGGCAGGATCAGCGGGAAGGCCACGATCCGTTCCGGACGGCCCGGGTCGGTCGGCGCGGACGCGGGCACTCCCGCGACGCCGCACCGCAGGCACGCGGCAGGTCGCGCACGGTGACAACCGGGTGGCGATGGACTGTGTCCAGTGTAGCCCAATGGGTCTGGCGAGGGCAACCGGGCTTGCCCTCCCGCGGCGGCGTTGGTAGGCTGAAACCGTGTCGTCGGGAGCCCGGGGCAGATCGGCGACCCGCGCTTCGGCTCCCGCCCGCATCGAATGAGTCGCCTGCCCGGATCGGCGCTCCTGCGCGCGGTGCCCGGTGACTGCCCGGTGACCTGGGCGGTGATTGCGGGCACTGCCGTCACCTTCCTGCTGTCCTTCGTCGGCGCCGGCGCGGTCGTCTCCGGACTGCTCTTCGTCCCCGGGTCCCTCCTGGCCCGCCCGTGGTCGGCGCTGACCTACCCCCTGGTGGCCGGCGGGCACGTCCTGTGGGTGCTGGTCAGCGCGTACGTCCTGTGGGTGTTCGGCGGGAGTCTGGAGCGTGCCTGGGGCAGCCACGACTACGCGGTGTTCCTGGCCCTGGTGACGGCGGTTCCCGCCCTGGCCCTGGCCGGGGCTGCCGCCGCGCTGGGCCGCGCGGTGATCCTGGCCGGCCTGGGCCTGCCTCTGGCGGCGGTGGTGGTGGCCTGGAGCGCCATCAATCCCCGCGAGCGGGTGCTGGCCTACTTCGCCATTCCCGTGCCCGGACAGTGGCTGGGCGCGATCGCGGCCATCCTGGTGGTGTTCTCGTTTCCCTTCCCGCTGGGAGTGTTCGCCCTGACGGGGTGCGCGGCGGCCGTCTGGTACGTGCGGGCCGGCCGGTACGGACTGCGCCCCGCACGATTCGTCCGGCGCCTGCCCGCCATGGGAACCCTCAACCCCGTCCGCGCCTGGCAGCGGTGGAGGCTGCGGCGGAGGTTCCTCCGCGTGGTGAGATCCCTGGAGGCCGACGATCCCGACCGCCGGGTCCACTAGGACGATGCGCTGCGCGGCCCACCCCGGCGTGGAGACGGAACTGACCTGCGCCAGCTGCGGGCGGCCCATCTGTCCGGACTGCCTGGTGCAGACCCCGGTGGGGATGAAGTGCCGCGACTGCGGGCTGGCTCCCCCGCCGCCCCTGTACCGGGCCAGTCCGGGCGCCCTGGCCACCGGCATCGTGGTGGCGGCGCTGCTGGGCGGGGCAGCCGGGCTCGCGGCATGGTGGGCGGCGCAGGCGGTGGGGTGGCTGGTGCTGCTCGCCGGCCCGGCCCTGGGAGGCCTCGTCGGAGACGCCGCGTGGCGCGCGGCCCGCAGGCGCGGGCGCGCCATGGCGGCGGCCGTGGCGGCGGCCTGCGCCGCAGGCGTGGTTGTGGTCGGCCCGCAGGCTGCGGCCCTGGCCGGATGGGGCACGTCCCTGGGGGCCGGCGACCTGCTCGTCCTGCTGATCCGACGGCCCCTGCTTCCCCTCATGGCCGTCCTGATGGCCGTGGCCGCCTTCTGGCGGGTGCGCTGAGGCCGTGGACGTCCTGGGCGTGATCCTGGCCGCCGTCGTGGCCGTTCCGGCCCTCCAGGTCGGCTACGCGCTGGCCGCCGAGGCCGCTCTGGGAGTGTTGCCCCACCGGGCGCAGACCCGCCTCCGCCCCTGGCTGTGGCTGGCCCCGGCGCTCGCGTTCCTGGCCGCCTTCCTGGTCTACCCGGCCCTGCACACCCTGGTCCTCAGCACCCTGGACGCCCGCGGCCGGGCGTTCGTGGGGCTGCGCAACTACGTCGCCGTGTTCACCACCCCGGAGATGCTCGTCGCCTTCCGCAACAACCTGCTGTGGCTGGTGCTTTTCACCTCCGCCACCATCTCCCTGGGCCTGCTGCTGGCCGTCCTCACCGACCGCGTCCGCTACGAGGCCGTGGCCCAGGCGGTCATCTTCATGCCCATGGCCATCTCCTTCGTGGCGGCCAGCGTCATCTGGAAGTTCGTCTACGAGTTCCGACCGGCCGGGGCGCCCCAGATCGGCCTGCTGAATGCGGTTCTGACCCGCCTGATCCCCGGATTCCAGCCGGTGGCCTGGCTGGTCAACCTGACCACCAACACCGTGGCCCTGATCCTGGTGGCGGTGTGGGTGTGGGTGGGGTTCTGCCTGGTGGTCCTGTCGGCCGCCCTGAAGGGCATTCCCGAGGAGCTGCTGGAGGCGGCCCGGGTGGACGGCGCCACCGAGTGGCAGGTCTTCTGGAGGATCACGCTCCCTGTGCTGGGACCCACCGTGGCGGTGGTGGCCACCACCATGGTGATCTTCGCCCTCAAGGCGTTCGACATCGTCTACGTGATGACCAATGGCAACTTCAACACCGAGGTCATCGCCAACCGCATGTACAAGGAGATGTTCAACGTCCGGGACTTCGGACGGGCCAGCGCCATCGCCGTCGTCCTCTTCCTGGCCACGGTGCCGGTGATGGCCGCCAACGTCCGGCGGTTCCGCCAGCAGGAGGGGATCCGGTGAGGGCGGAGGCGGCCCGCGCCCGGCCCCGGGCGGCCCCGGCGCGGTGGGCCGGCCGGCTGGCCCTCCACGCCGCGGTGATCGGCCTGTGCCTGCTGTGGCTGCTGCCCACCCTGGGGCTGCTGGTGAGCTCCTTCCGCCCGCCGCGCCTGGTGGCCACCACCGGGTGGTGGACGGCCCTGCTGCCGCCCCACCAGTTCACCCTGGACAACTACCGGGAGGTCCTGGGCGCCTACAACATGGGGCGCAGCTTCGTCAACAGCCTGGCGATCGCCATCCCCTCCACCATCATCCCGGTGATGGTGGCGGCGTACGCGGCGTACGCCTTCGCCTGGATGCGCTTCCCCGGGCGGGACCTGCTGTTCACCCTCGTGGTCGGCTCCCTGGTGGTGCCGCTGCAGATGACCCTGATCCCGGTCCTGCGCCTGCTCACCGCCCTGGGGCTGGTGGGAACGTTCCCGGCCGTGTGGCTGGCCCATACCGGGTACGGGCTGCCCCTGGCCGTCTACCTGCTGCGCACCTTCATCGGCGCCCTGCCCCGGGACCTGATCGAGTCCGCCTCCCTCGACGGGGCCAGCCCCCTGATGGTCTTCTTCCGGCTGATCCTGCCCCTGACCGTCCCCGCCCTGGCGTCCCTGGTCATCTTCCAGTTCCTGTGGGTGTGGAATGACCTGCTGGTGGCGCTGATCTTCGTCGGGGGTCGGCCGGCGGTGGCGCCCATGACGGTGACGGTCAGCAACCTGGTGAACTCCCTGGGCCAGAACTGGCAGCTGCTGACCGCCGCGGCATTCGTGTCCATGGCCCTGCCCCTGCTGGTCTTCGTGGCCCTGCAGCAGTACATCGTCCGGGGCATCCTGGCGGGAGCCGTCAAGGGCTAGCCCGCCCCTGCGCCCCCCCCCGCGCAGCCAGCGGACGGGGGCGCGGCCCCCGGCGGGGATGCGGGCGGCGGCCCGCCGGGCCGGTTGTGAGGCCGCAGGGGTTGTGCTAATATAAATGATCGGTGCGACGCGCGGGAATGGCCGCGCGGCGCACCGCGTTTTTGTCTAGTTGAACGGCCCGCGACCGCCCGGCGGTCGCGGGGTGGTGAGCAGACGATGCCTGAAGAGCGGACGTACGATACCCCGACGCCGGACACCGCCGACGACCCGGTCCGGCTGTACCTGTCCGAGATCGGGCGGGTCCCCCTCCTGACCCGGGAGGAGGAGGTGGCTCTGGCCCGCCGTGCGGCCGCCGGGGACCCGGAGGCCCGGCGGCGGCTCATCGAGGCCAACCTGCGCCTGGTCGTCTCGGTGGCCAAGAAGTACGCGGGGCGCGGCATGGACCTGATGGACCTGGTCCAGGAGGGCAACCGCGGCCTGATGCGGGCGGTGGAGAAGTTTGACTGGCGGCGGGGCTACAAGTTCAGCACCTATGCCACCTGGTGGATCCGCCAGGCGATCACCCGGGCCCTGGCCGACCAGTCCCGGACCATCCGGCTGCCCGTCCACGTCATCGAGACCCGCAACCGGATTCTGCGGGCCGCCCGCGCCCTGGCCCAGCGCCTGGGCCACGAGCCGACCCCGGCGGAGCTGGCCCAGGCGGTGCGCATCCCCGCGGCCCGGGTGGAGGAGATCCTGCGGGCCGGCCAGGAGCTGGCGTCCCTGGATGCGCCCACCGACGACGAGGGAGACAGCCACCTGCAGGACTTCGTGGCGGATCCGGACAGCCTGGACCCGGAGGAGATCGCCGCCCGGGCGTCCCTGCGCCAGCAGCTGGAGGAGGTCCTGGACACCCTGACGCCGCGGGAGCGGCTGGTCCTGCGCCGGCGGTTCGGGCTGTCCGGCGAGGGGCCCCAGACCCTGGAGCAGGTGGGCCGGGAACTGGGGGTGACCCGGGAGCGGGTGCGCCAGATCGAGGCGCGGGCCCTGCGCAAGCTGCGCCACCGCGGCCGGGAGCACGGGCTGAAGATGTTCCTGTAAAACATCCGGCGGCAGGGGAATTCCCTGCCGCCGGAGGAGCCGCCTGCCGCGCCTACCTGGCGCGGGCCCTGCTGTAGAACTGCTCCACCACGTCCCAGTTGACCACGTTCCACCACGCCTTGACGTAGTCCGCCCGCCGGTTCTGGTACTTGAGGTAGTAGGCGTGCTCCCACACGTCGACGCCCAGGATGGGGGTGTCGCCGTCCATCACCGGCGAGTCCTGGTTGGCGGTGGAGTACACCTTCAGCGCTCCGGTCCGGTCCACCACCAGCCAGGCCCACCCGGATCCGAACCGCCCCAGGGCGGCCTGGGTGAACTGCTCCCGGAAGGCGTCCACCGATCCGAAGGCCGCCACCAGCGCATCCCGGAGAGCTCCTCCGGGCTCGTGGCGGCCGCCCGGCGTCATCCACTGCCAGAACAGGGTGTGGTTGAGGTGGCCGCCCCCGTTGTTCCGCACGGGGATCTGGATCTCGGCGGGCAGGTCCGAGAGGGTGCGCAGCAGGTCTTCCACTCCCAGGGAATGGAACCGCGGGTGCTTTTCCAGGGCGGCGTTGAGATTGTTCACATACGCCTGGTGGTGCCGGGTGTGGTGGATCTCCATGGTGAGGGTGTCGATGTGGGGCTCCAGAGCGTTGTACGGATACCCGAGAT
It includes:
- a CDS encoding YihY/virulence factor BrkB family protein: MRGWLRALVRALAEDDLTVYAASIAYAGVLSVFPLLVGVIALLSLVVDQSRAQDAALRALQPYLPHPALEAVQSAIASVVRTRSAAGSLAVVGVLWATTAAAGALRHALSKILRVGRHRVFWRRKLVEMALVALAGTFLGLSALLPAAVAALRSLPGLGPAAAEVGRSPAVRELATLAPWVLAAGAFFVVYRFLPPVRPRRRGLLAGTATAAVLFELTRRAFFWYVSTLASYPLVYGPLAGVVVFMVWAYLVALLTLVGAEVMRVAEGKA
- a CDS encoding sigma-70 family RNA polymerase sigma factor, with the protein product MPEERTYDTPTPDTADDPVRLYLSEIGRVPLLTREEEVALARRAAAGDPEARRRLIEANLRLVVSVAKKYAGRGMDLMDLVQEGNRGLMRAVEKFDWRRGYKFSTYATWWIRQAITRALADQSRTIRLPVHVIETRNRILRAARALAQRLGHEPTPAELAQAVRIPAARVEEILRAGQELASLDAPTDDEGDSHLQDFVADPDSLDPEEIAARASLRQQLEEVLDTLTPRERLVLRRRFGLSGEGPQTLEQVGRELGVTRERVRQIEARALRKLRHRGREHGLKMFL
- a CDS encoding carbohydrate ABC transporter permease — its product is MRAEAARARPRAAPARWAGRLALHAAVIGLCLLWLLPTLGLLVSSFRPPRLVATTGWWTALLPPHQFTLDNYREVLGAYNMGRSFVNSLAIAIPSTIIPVMVAAYAAYAFAWMRFPGRDLLFTLVVGSLVVPLQMTLIPVLRLLTALGLVGTFPAVWLAHTGYGLPLAVYLLRTFIGALPRDLIESASLDGASPLMVFFRLILPLTVPALASLVIFQFLWVWNDLLVALIFVGGRPAVAPMTVTVSNLVNSLGQNWQLLTAAAFVSMALPLLVFVALQQYIVRGILAGAVKG
- a CDS encoding rhomboid family intramembrane serine protease, coding for MTWAVIAGTAVTFLLSFVGAGAVVSGLLFVPGSLLARPWSALTYPLVAGGHVLWVLVSAYVLWVFGGSLERAWGSHDYAVFLALVTAVPALALAGAAAALGRAVILAGLGLPLAAVVVAWSAINPRERVLAYFAIPVPGQWLGAIAAILVVFSFPFPLGVFALTGCAAAVWYVRAGRYGLRPARFVRRLPAMGTLNPVRAWQRWRLRRRFLRVVRSLEADDPDRRVH
- a CDS encoding bifunctional alpha,alpha-trehalose-phosphate synthase (UDP-forming)/trehalose-phosphatase; translation: MTGVPDSLRQILGDRPLVVVSNREPYEHRHSARGVMVHRPAGGLVAALDPVLRAVGGTWVAWGSGDADFDVADTSGCVAVPPDAPRYTLRRVALDPADVRAFYYGYANQALWPLCHMALGQARFSRSHWEAYRRVNRRFAEAAAEAAPPGALVWVHDYHLALCPQMIREIRPDACVMTFWHIPWPAWDVFRACPQRVELLEGLLGADLVGVQHPRHVSHFLECAERELGASPDREAGAVVYRRRRTAVRAFPISVDFAALDRIARSPACEQWMGRLQQRYGLAGRLVALGVDRLDYTKGIPERLRALRQLLARRPHYRGRLVFVQKSAPSRTAIPAYRDLQQQVEAEIARINDRYGTAQWRPVLYLPEPLPLEGMAALYRMADVCVVSSLADGMNLVAKEFVACQVDRRGVLVCSELAGAHDELPWAVSINPYDTEGTADALERALEMDPEERLVRMTHLRAAVRDRDVYAWVGDHLRAGLRVMATRAATWRLRDHRKDVAAALAGRPLAVLLDFDGTLAPLAESPALAALPEQVRGTLARLSAGRAALVAVISGRALDDVRERVGLPGLVYAGNHGLEISADDRWVHPDAHAVRPAVAACARRLRERLADVPGVLVEDKGLSATVHYRSAPHPLVERVRTAVFEEAVRASGALTVRPAHRALEIRPQVEWDKGSAARQILRRLFGERWEERVAVVCVGDDQTDEDLFAAMPPGAVTVRVGADPAATTARFVARDADEVREFLAWLVEEASRAG
- a CDS encoding superoxide dismutase, producing the protein MPYPFRLPDLGYPYNALEPHIDTLTMEIHHTRHHQAYVNNLNAALEKHPRFHSLGVEDLLRTLSDLPAEIQIPVRNNGGGHLNHTLFWQWMTPGGRHEPGGALRDALVAAFGSVDAFREQFTQAALGRFGSGWAWLVVDRTGALKVYSTANQDSPVMDGDTPILGVDVWEHAYYLKYQNRRADYVKAWWNVVNWDVVEQFYSRARAR
- a CDS encoding B-box zinc finger protein; this translates as MRCAAHPGVETELTCASCGRPICPDCLVQTPVGMKCRDCGLAPPPPLYRASPGALATGIVVAALLGGAAGLAAWWAAQAVGWLVLLAGPALGGLVGDAAWRAARRRGRAMAAAVAAACAAGVVVVGPQAAALAGWGTSLGAGDLLVLLIRRPLLPLMAVLMAVAAFWRVR
- a CDS encoding sugar ABC transporter permease; the encoded protein is MDVLGVILAAVVAVPALQVGYALAAEAALGVLPHRAQTRLRPWLWLAPALAFLAAFLVYPALHTLVLSTLDARGRAFVGLRNYVAVFTTPEMLVAFRNNLLWLVLFTSATISLGLLLAVLTDRVRYEAVAQAVIFMPMAISFVAASVIWKFVYEFRPAGAPQIGLLNAVLTRLIPGFQPVAWLVNLTTNTVALILVAVWVWVGFCLVVLSAALKGIPEELLEAARVDGATEWQVFWRITLPVLGPTVAVVATTMVIFALKAFDIVYVMTNGNFNTEVIANRMYKEMFNVRDFGRASAIAVVLFLATVPVMAANVRRFRQQEGIR